In Stigmatopora nigra isolate UIUO_SnigA chromosome 2, RoL_Snig_1.1, whole genome shotgun sequence, a single window of DNA contains:
- the hapln3 gene encoding hyaluronan and proteoglycan link protein 3, with protein sequence MLVGVLRPLLAACGLVMLRVASAVHFNYNNGFYYQEVGDGNSNGEIYFNGVRLLVESPQSSVSATRGGSAILPCHFHYEPELNAPRRTRVKWSWAPAAAARPAPAETEVMVAVGDRHRSYGGYRGRVRLRRSAPGDMSLVIDELRLNDAGRYRCEVIDGLEDESVTVELEMRGVVFPYHSDKGRYHFNFLAAQRACREQDATLATFDQLFAAWEEGLDWCNAGWLADGTAQYPITAPRAGCGGTDLAPGVRSYGPRHPLLHRFDAFCFSASVKGSVYFLQHPTKLNFTEAARACSEDSGAVAKVGQLYAAWRLAGLDRCDAGWLADGSVRYPIVKARANCGPPEPGVRTFGFPPRHQKFGVYCYR encoded by the exons ATGCTCGTTGGTGTCTTGCGCCCCCTGTTGGCCGCCTGCGGTCTCGTGATGCTGCGTGTGGCATCTGCAGTCCACTTCAACTACAACAATGGCTTCTACTACCAGGAGGTCGGGGATGGAAACAGCAATGGAGAGA TCTATTTCAACGGCGTGCGCCTTTTGGTGGAGTCCCCGCAGTCCTCCGTGTCTGCCACCAGGGGTGGCAGCGCCATTCTTCCTTGCCACTTCCACTACGAACCCGAGCTCAACGCACCACGGCGAACGCGGGTCAAGTGGTCTTGGGcgccggccgccgccgcccgtCCGGCGCCCGCCGAAACCGAGGTGATGGTGGCCGTGGGCGACCGCCATCGCAGCTACGGCGGCTATCGGGGCCGCGTCCGCCTGAGACGCTCGGCGCCTGGCGACATGTCGCTGGTCATCGACGAGCTGCGCCTCAATGACGCCGGCCGCTATCGATGTGAGGTCATCGACGGCTTGGAGGATGAGAGCGTCACCGTGGAACTGGAGATGCGAG GTGTAGTGTTTCCTTACCACTCGGACAAAGGGCGCTATCATTTCAACTTTTTGGCGGCCCAGCGGGCCTGTCGTGAGCAGGATGCCACGCTGGCCACCTTTGATCAGCTTTTCGCGGCGTGGGAGGAGGGCCTGGACTGGTGCAACGCAGGCTGGCTGGCCGACGGCACTGCCCAGTATCCAATCACGGCGCCCAGGGCTGGATGCGGGGGAACTGACTTGGCCCCGGGCGTGCGGTCCTACGGCCCACGTCATCCCCTCCTTCACCGATTTGATGCTTTCTGCTTCTCTGCTTCCGTCAAAG GCAGCGTCTACTTCCTCCAGCACCCAACCAAGCTAAACTTTACAGAGGCGGCACGGGCATGCTCGGAAGACTCTGGCGCCGTGGCCAAAGTGGGCCAGCTGTACGCCGCCTGGAGGCTGGCCGGCTTGGACCGCTGTGACGCCGGTTGGCTGGCTGACGGTAGCGTGCGCTATCCCATTGTCAAAGCCCGCGCTAACTGCGGGCCGCCCGAACCGGGGGTGCGCACTTTCGGGTTCCCCCCACGCCACCAAAAGTTCGGGGTCTACTGTTATCGGTAA
- the LOC144191174 gene encoding lactadherin-like isoform X1 yields MKALIFLFLQVFTARLLPGANADLCKVNVCSNGGTCVIKGNTPFFCICPDGFTGETCNETETGPCKPNPCKNDGLCAATGHSRRGDVFTEYVCKCQPGFEGVHCQNSFYGADLSSRTDVNDCAVRPCQNGGSCRDLDGDFKCQCPSPYVGKSCQLRCISLLGLEGGGVAESQISASSVRYTFLGLQRWGPELARLNNKGLVNAWSPASHDRNPWLEVNLQRKMRLTGLVTQGASRVGSAEFVKAFKVATSLDGKTYTVYRTEDRKADHIFTGNFDNEGTKTNMFDPPIIVQYIRIIPVVCRKACTLRLELVGCELNGCSEPMGMKSRLVSDAQITASSAFRTWGIEAFTWHPHYARLDKQGKTNAWTAAINSKSEWLQVDLQSPKKLTGIITQGAKDFGNIQFVSAFKVAYSDDGWSWKTVQDETTKTDKIFVGNSDNNVHKNNLFEPPIFARLVRILPWEWHEAITLRMELLGCDQ; encoded by the exons ATGAAGGCGTTAATCTTCCTTTTCCTGCAAGTTTTTACTGCTCGACTCTTGCCAGGGGCGAACG CTGATCTGTGCAAGGTGAACGTTTGCTCAAATGGAGGAACCTGCGTCATCAAAGGCAACACGCCATTCTTTTGCATCTGCCCCGACGGATTCACTGGAGAAACGTGCAATGAAACGGAGACAG GGCCTTGTAAGCCCAACCCTTGCAAGAACGACGGCTTATGCGCCGCAACGGGACACTCTCGGCGCGGCGACGTCTTCACCGAGTACGTCTGCAAATGTCAGCCGGGATTTGAAGGCGTCCATTGTCAGAACA GTTTCTATGGAGCGGATTTAAGCTCAAGAACAG ATGTGAACGACTGCGCCGTGCGGCCGTGCCAGAACGGAGGCAGCTGTAGGGATTTGGATGGTGATTTCAAGTGCCAATGTCCCTCTCCGTACGTTGGGAAAAGTTGCCAGCTGC gctGCATTTCCCTACTGGGCCTGGAGGGCGGAGGCGTTGCCGAGTCGCAGATCTCCGCCTCGTCCGTCCGCTACACCTTCCTGGGATTGCAACGTTGGGGCCCCGAGTTGGCGCGCCTCAATAACAAAGGCCTGGTGAACGCCTGGAGCCCCGCCTCTCACGACAGAAACCCCTGGCTTGAG GTGAATCTCCAGAGGAAGATGCGCCTGACGGGCTTGGTGACGCAGGGCGCCAGTCGCGTGGGCTCCGCGGAGTTCGTCAAGGCCTTCAAAGTGGCCACCAGTCTGGACGGCAAAACCTACACTGTGTACAGGACTGAGGACCGCAAGGCGGATCAC ATCTTTACTGGCAACTTTGACAACGAGGGCACAAAGACCAACATGTTTGACCCACCAATCATCGTTCAGTATATCCGGATCATCCCGGTGGTGTGTCGCAAGGCCTGCACTCTTCGCTTGGAGCTGGTGGGCTGCGAACTTAACg GTTGCTCGGAGCCCATGGGCATGAAGTCCAGGCTGGTGTCGGATGCGCAGATCACGGCTTCCAGCGCCTTCCGCACGTGGGGCATCGAGGCCTTCACCTGGCACCCCCACTACGCCCGGCTGGACAAACAGGGCAAGACCAACGCCTGGACTGCCGCCATCAACAGCAAATCTGAGTGGCTGCAG gtgGACCTGCAATCTCCCAAAAAGCTGACAGGAATCATCACGCAGGGAGCAAAAGATTTTGGCAATATTCAGTTTGTCTCTGCTTTCAAAGTGGCCTACAGTGACGACGGATGGTCCTGGAAGACTGTACAGGATGAGACCACAAAGACAGACAAG aTCTTCGTCGGCAACAGCGACAACAACGTCCACAAAAACAACCTGTTTGAACCCCCCATCTTCGCCCGCCTGGTGCGCATCCTTCCATGGGAGTGGCACGAGGCCATCACCCTACGGATGGAGCTCTTGGGCTGTGACCAGTAG
- the LOC144191174 gene encoding lactadherin-like isoform X2 — translation MKALIFLFLQVFTARLLPGANADLCKVNVCSNGGTCVIKGNTPFFCICPDGFTGETCNETETGPCKPNPCKNDGLCAATGHSRRGDVFTEYVCKCQPGFEGVHCQNNVNDCAVRPCQNGGSCRDLDGDFKCQCPSPYVGKSCQLRCISLLGLEGGGVAESQISASSVRYTFLGLQRWGPELARLNNKGLVNAWSPASHDRNPWLEVNLQRKMRLTGLVTQGASRVGSAEFVKAFKVATSLDGKTYTVYRTEDRKADHIFTGNFDNEGTKTNMFDPPIIVQYIRIIPVVCRKACTLRLELVGCELNGCSEPMGMKSRLVSDAQITASSAFRTWGIEAFTWHPHYARLDKQGKTNAWTAAINSKSEWLQVDLQSPKKLTGIITQGAKDFGNIQFVSAFKVAYSDDGWSWKTVQDETTKTDKIFVGNSDNNVHKNNLFEPPIFARLVRILPWEWHEAITLRMELLGCDQ, via the exons ATGAAGGCGTTAATCTTCCTTTTCCTGCAAGTTTTTACTGCTCGACTCTTGCCAGGGGCGAACG CTGATCTGTGCAAGGTGAACGTTTGCTCAAATGGAGGAACCTGCGTCATCAAAGGCAACACGCCATTCTTTTGCATCTGCCCCGACGGATTCACTGGAGAAACGTGCAATGAAACGGAGACAG GGCCTTGTAAGCCCAACCCTTGCAAGAACGACGGCTTATGCGCCGCAACGGGACACTCTCGGCGCGGCGACGTCTTCACCGAGTACGTCTGCAAATGTCAGCCGGGATTTGAAGGCGTCCATTGTCAGAACA ATGTGAACGACTGCGCCGTGCGGCCGTGCCAGAACGGAGGCAGCTGTAGGGATTTGGATGGTGATTTCAAGTGCCAATGTCCCTCTCCGTACGTTGGGAAAAGTTGCCAGCTGC gctGCATTTCCCTACTGGGCCTGGAGGGCGGAGGCGTTGCCGAGTCGCAGATCTCCGCCTCGTCCGTCCGCTACACCTTCCTGGGATTGCAACGTTGGGGCCCCGAGTTGGCGCGCCTCAATAACAAAGGCCTGGTGAACGCCTGGAGCCCCGCCTCTCACGACAGAAACCCCTGGCTTGAG GTGAATCTCCAGAGGAAGATGCGCCTGACGGGCTTGGTGACGCAGGGCGCCAGTCGCGTGGGCTCCGCGGAGTTCGTCAAGGCCTTCAAAGTGGCCACCAGTCTGGACGGCAAAACCTACACTGTGTACAGGACTGAGGACCGCAAGGCGGATCAC ATCTTTACTGGCAACTTTGACAACGAGGGCACAAAGACCAACATGTTTGACCCACCAATCATCGTTCAGTATATCCGGATCATCCCGGTGGTGTGTCGCAAGGCCTGCACTCTTCGCTTGGAGCTGGTGGGCTGCGAACTTAACg GTTGCTCGGAGCCCATGGGCATGAAGTCCAGGCTGGTGTCGGATGCGCAGATCACGGCTTCCAGCGCCTTCCGCACGTGGGGCATCGAGGCCTTCACCTGGCACCCCCACTACGCCCGGCTGGACAAACAGGGCAAGACCAACGCCTGGACTGCCGCCATCAACAGCAAATCTGAGTGGCTGCAG gtgGACCTGCAATCTCCCAAAAAGCTGACAGGAATCATCACGCAGGGAGCAAAAGATTTTGGCAATATTCAGTTTGTCTCTGCTTTCAAAGTGGCCTACAGTGACGACGGATGGTCCTGGAAGACTGTACAGGATGAGACCACAAAGACAGACAAG aTCTTCGTCGGCAACAGCGACAACAACGTCCACAAAAACAACCTGTTTGAACCCCCCATCTTCGCCCGCCTGGTGCGCATCCTTCCATGGGAGTGGCACGAGGCCATCACCCTACGGATGGAGCTCTTGGGCTGTGACCAGTAG
- the LOC144193266 gene encoding brevican core protein-like, whose protein sequence is MVFLLLLCVSLPLAWATTSFQHHDDLDGKLRVSIPLEVALRPLLGGKVVIPCYFQDNGAGEPGAPTATPLSHRIKWTFITKENISTILVASEGKVHIEPEYLDKVTMVNYPLVPTDASLEITELRSKDSGAYRCEVMEGIEDNYDTVELHVQGIVFHYRAITTRYTLTFEKAQAACIQNSATIATPAQLQAAYDDGFHQCDAGWLSDQTVRYPIHYPRVQCYGDKEDFPGVRTYGVRDVNETYDVYCFAEKMAGKVFYSMSVEKFTFDQAEDQCTKLGAVLATTGQLYLAWRGGMDVCNAGWLRDKSVRYPINIARPQCGGGLLGVRTVYLHANQTGYPLQSTRYDAICFRGSEDEGAIPGRSTPFPDIMSITPAPGVHPSFTSTPGGEEIKHGGVDVLTRPISPPFTDAVMAPSGVVFHYRPITGRYTLTFLEAQQACKGIGAVIASPLQLQAAFEQGLHQCDAGWLGDQSVRYPIVSPRDNCAGNLLHLPGVRSYGVRPDFERYDVFCYVERLQGEVFYTSDYDSFSFDEAVQHCEKLNTTLATTGQMYAAWKRGLDKCRPGWLMDRSVRYPITTSRSHCGGGQVGVHIIHAFPNQTGFPDQHSRYDAYCFKAETKATDDETESIFDKLLTVDVVSKTTVAVDYAIPTLEPTMSYNETELHENITQIEEVIQMTNTSTQLTIPTVQVDGSASGSGDHSASGEASGQASGSGDHSASGEGSGESSTTSGSGASGSGLDITFSGHTDILSGDHSGSGDPQEAEGGSAIFTSGDSGSASGSGSGFVESGSGSASGSGDISGSGDISGSGDISGSGGDILISVLDGKEKELVIPTLTEQELGSGVLWTSGMSGSGDIFGSGSVSGSGITSGSGDMSGSGSGISGIKFTDNVDIDLTIHHSGEQELSGSTEMSVSGSGFMSGSGSLSGSGSGISDIKFTDNFDIDLTIPHSGEQELSGSTEMSGSGFMSGSGSLSGSGSGFPSIIFTDNGAIDLTIEQSGEQELYGSAEISGSGSISGSGFLSGSGSVSGSGFLSGSGMDAFSGISFTDNRVVDLTVQISGEQELSGYHPDSSGYPSGSPSGFSSGVSGSGSASGQPSQTDAGVIFLTNDRIKEVTISSQEHQTEEGRGVVEISGQESGSGIHLEISGGDKPTAAGISVASSHGSTVTYPDNNGASGYEKEEATVLALTPEPADVNPTTVPSISLATPPTAERPEVQDVVHSCPEGWLEFMGSCYLHFTDRHTWADAEQRCQELDAHLVSVGSEEEQHFLNSKGQDYEWIGLNDKEVQNEFRWTDGSPLTYENWRPNQPDNYFNSGEDCVVMIGHEGGQWNDVPCNYYLPFSCKTKPAGCTAPPEVEHGSPMGVIRDSYAVNSKVRYQCQAGYTQRHLPVIRCMENGQWEKPQVECIENGGNRLHKRSLKNRSRGVDRRRAHRKTL, encoded by the exons aTGGTTTTCTTGCTTCTGCTGTGTGTATCGTTGCCCCTTGCGTGGGCTACAACATCATTTCAACACCATGACG ACTTGGACGGCAAACTTCGTGTCAGCATCCCCCTGGAGGTGGCGCTGCGCCCCCTGCTGGGCGGGAAGGTGGTGATTCCCTGCTACTTCCAGGACAACGGCGCCGGCGAACCCGGCGCCCCGACGGCGACGCCGCTCTCCCATCGGATCAAGTGGACCTTCATCACAAAAGAGAACATCAGCACCATCTTGGTGGCATCAGAGGGCAAAGTCCACATCGAACCAGAGTACTTGGACAAAGTGACCATGGTCAACTACCCACTGGTACCCACGGATGCTAGCCTGGAGATAACGGAGCTGAGGTCTAAAGACTCGGGAGCTTACCGATGCGAGGTCATGGAGGGCATCGAGGACAATTACGACACCGTGGAACTCCATGTTCAGG GTATCGTGTTTCATTACCGGGCCATTACTACCCGGTACACCTTGACTTTTGAGAAAGCCCAAGCGGCTTGCATCCAAAACAGCGCCACCATCGCAACGCCGGCTCAACTGCAGGCCGCTTACGATGATGGATTCCACCAGTGTGACGCTGGATGGCTTTCTGATCAAACTGTCAG GTACCCTATTCATTATCCTCGAGTGCAATGTTACGGAGACAAGGAAGACTTTCCCGGCGTGAGAACTTATGGAGTCCGAGACGTCAACGAAACTTACGACGTGTACTGTTTTGCGGAGAAAATGGCAG GCAAAGTCTTCTACTCCATGTCAGTGGAGAAGTTCACTTTTGACCAAGCCGAGGATCAGTGCACTAAACTGGGCGCCGTACTCGCCACCACTGGACAACTTTACCTGGCTTGGAGGGGCGGCATGGATGTGTGTAACGCGGGTTGGCTGCGTGACAAGAGCGTTCGATACCCCATCAACATTGCAAGACCTCAATGTGGAGGTGGACTGCTCGGAGTCAGGACGGTCTACCTTCACGCCAACCAGACGGGATACCCACTTCAGAGTACTCGTTACGACGCCATCTGCTTCCGAG GTAGCGAGGATGAAGGTGCCATTCCCGGAAGAAGCACTCCTTTCCCAGACATCATGAGCATAACGCCAGCCCCCGGAGTTCATCCTAGCTTCACCTCTACGCCTGGAGGTGAAGAGATCAAACATGGGGGTGTGGACGTCCTCACCAGACCCATTTCGCCTCCATTTACTGATGCCGTCATGGCCCCAAGTG GCGTGGTTTTCCACTACCGACCAATAACTGGCCGTTACACTCTGACCTTTCTGGAAGCCCAACAAGCCTGTAAGGGAATCGGAGCGGTCATTGCCAGCCCTCTGCAGCTGCAGGCGGCTTTTGAGCAAGGCCTTCATCAATGTGATGCCGGTTGGCTCGGTGATCAGAGCGTGAG ATATCCCATCGTGTCACCCCGGGACAATTGTGCGGGTAATCTTCTGCACCTCCCTGGAGTCCGATCCTACGGCGTGAGGCCGGACTTTGAGCGTTACGATGTCTTCTGCTACGTCGAACGTCTCCAAG GCGAGGTTTTCTACACCAGCGACTACGACAGCTTCTCATTCGACGAGGCCGTGCAGCACTGCGAGAAACTCAACACCACGTTAGCCACCACCGGCCAGATGTACGCCGCATGGAAGCGAGGCCTCGACAAGTGTCGCCCGGGCTGGCTGATGGACCGCAGTGTGCGCTATCCCATCACCACCTCCCGGTCTCACTGTGGTGGCGGTCAAGTGGGCGTGCACATCATCCACGCCTTCCCCAATCAGACGGGCTTTCCCGACCAGCACTCGCGTTACGACGCTTACTGTTTCAAAG CTGAAACGAAGGCCACTGACGACGAGACCGAATCCATTTTTGATAAGTTACTGACAGTAGATGTCGTCAGCAAGACAACCGTCGCAGTGGATTATGCCATTCCTACTC TTGAGCCTACCATGAGCTATAATGAAACTGAATTGCATGAAAACATCACACAAATAGAGGAAGTCATCCAGATGACAAACACTTCAACCCAGCTGACCATACCAACTG TCCAAGTTGACGGATCTGCTTCTGGATCTGGTGATCATTCGGCTAGTGGGGAAGCCTCTGGACAGGCCTCTGGATCTGGAGATCATTCGGCCAGTGGGGAAGGCTCCGGAGAGTCCAGTACCACCAGCGGGAGCGGAGCCTCTGGTTCAGGACTGGACATCACCTTCAGTGGTCACACAGATATCCTGTCTGGAGACCATTCCGGTTCCGGTGATCCACAAGAAGCAGAGGGTGGAAGTGCCATTTTTACTTCGGGAGACTCTGGTAGCGCATCGGGATCGGGATCTGGTTTTGTCGAGTCGGGATCGGGTTCTGCCAGTGGCAGTGGAGACATCAGTGGCAGTGGAGACATCAGTGGCAGTGGAGACATCAGTGGCAGCGGTGGAGACATTTTGATCAGCGTACTGGACGGGAAAGAGAAAGAACTGGTGATCCCAACCCTCACTGAGCAGGAGTTAGGTAGTGGGGTTTTGTGGACTTCAGGAATGTCCGGATCGGGAGATATCTTTGGATCAGGAAGTGTGTCTGGATCAGGAATCACGTCTGGATCAGGAGATATGTCTGGATCGGGCAGTGGAATTTCTGGAATCAAGTTTACTGACAATGTTGACATCGACCTGACAATTCATCATTCGGGAGAGCAAGAGTTGTCTGGATCCACAGAAATGTCTGTATCAGGATCAGGATTTATGTCTGGATCTGGCTCTTTGTCCGGATCGGGCAGTGGAATTTCTGATATCAAGTTTACGGACAATTTTGACATCGACCTGACAATTCCTCATTCGGGAGAACAAGAGTTATCTGGATCCACAGAGATGTCTGGATCAGGATTTATGTCTGGATCTGGCTCTTTATCCGGATCAGGCAGTGGATTTCCTTCCATCATCTTCACAGACAACGGTGCCATTGACTTGACCATTGAGCAATCGGGAGAGCAGGAGTTGTACGGATCTGCTGAAATATCTGGATCGGGATCCATCTCTGGATCTGGCTTTTTGTCAGGATCGGGATCGGTCTCTGGGTCAGGCTTTTTGTCGGGATCGGGCATGGATGCATTTTCCGGCATCTCCTTTACGGACAACCGTGTCGTCGACTTGACAGTCCAGATATCGGGAGAGCAAGAGCTATCTGGATATCATCCCGATTCCTCAGGCTACCCCAGTGGCTCCCCAAGTGGTTTTTCATCCGGTGTTTCAGGCAGCGGTTCCGCTTCGGGACAACCATCCCAGACGGACGCCGGTGTCATCTTTCTAACAAATGACCGGATCAAGGAAGTTACCATATCTTCCCAAGAGCACCAAACAGAAGAGGGTCGTGGAGTGGTAGAAATAAGCGGCCAGGAAAGTGGTTCCGGGATCCATCTTGAAATCTCAGGCGGCGACAAACCAACAGCTGCTGGGATTTCTGTAGCTTCTTCTCACGGATCTACCGTGACCTACCCGGACAACAATGGCGCATCAGGGTACGAAAAAGAAGAAGCGACGGTCCTGGCGTTGACTCCCGAACCGGCTGACGTCAACCCAACGACTGTGCCGTCCATCTCTCTGGCGACGCCCCCCACGGCGGAGCGTCCAGAAGTTCAAGACG TTGTGCACAGTTGTCCCGAAGGCTGGTTGGAATTCATGGGAAGCTGTTACCTTCACTTTACCGACAGACACACCTGGGCGGATGCCGAGCAACGTTGCCAGGAGCTCGATGCCCACCTGGTCAGCGTGGGATCGGAAGAGGAGCAACACTTTCTCAACT CCAAAGGTCAAGACTACGAGTGGATAGGTCTCAACGATAAAGAAGTACAGAATGAATTCCGCTGGACAGACGGTAGCCCGCTG ACGTACGAAAACTGGAGGCCGAACCAACCCGATAACTACTTCAATTCCGGGGAGGACTGCGTGGTGATGATCGGCCACGAAGGAGGCCAATGGAACGACGTTCCGTGCAACTACTACCTTCCCTtctcttgcaagacaaaacCTG CAGGTTGCACAGCGCCCCCGGAGGTGGAACACGGCTCACCCATGGGCGTCATCCGAGATAGCTACGCGGTCAACTCCAAAGTGCGCTACCAGTGTCAAGCGGGCTACACGCAGCGCCACCTGCCTGTCATACGGTGCATGGAGAACGGCCAGTGGGAGAAGCCACAGGTGGAATGTATAGAAA ATGGAGGCAACAGGCTACACAAAAGATCTTTGAAGAATAGAAGTCGAGGAGTTGACAGACGACGGGCGCACAGGAAGACGCTCTGA